Proteins co-encoded in one Arthrobacter sp. ERGS1:01 genomic window:
- a CDS encoding TetR/AcrR family transcriptional regulator: protein MPRISATKQAILAAALELGALHGISGTTMEEVAERAGVAKGSVYYNFSSKDKLFEELLTTGVSSLARTLREARLSAAGFAGVEAMVTDMLALIADNRPLAKLTAAEIFRTDRVWQHSMSVLRREALSEIGAALAPLLPAETTEATRLLMAGGIFGATLMGGLEWLLFSPETPVDEVAAAILFTFSGKLAAGA, encoded by the coding sequence ATGCCACGCATCTCCGCGACCAAACAGGCCATCCTGGCCGCCGCCCTGGAGCTGGGCGCCTTGCATGGGATCTCCGGAACCACCATGGAGGAGGTGGCCGAGCGGGCGGGTGTGGCAAAAGGCAGCGTCTATTACAACTTCTCCTCCAAGGACAAGCTGTTCGAGGAGCTGCTCACCACCGGTGTGAGCTCGCTGGCCCGGACGCTCCGCGAGGCCAGGCTGTCGGCCGCCGGTTTTGCCGGGGTGGAAGCCATGGTCACCGACATGCTTGCCCTGATCGCGGACAACCGGCCCCTGGCCAAGTTGACGGCCGCTGAGATCTTCCGCACAGACAGGGTGTGGCAGCATTCCATGTCGGTGCTGCGCCGCGAGGCCCTGTCGGAGATCGGCGCCGCCCTGGCGCCCCTGCTTCCGGCGGAGACCACCGAGGCCACCCGCCTGCTGATGGCCGGCGGGATCTTTGGCGCCACGCTCATGGGCGGGCTGGAGTGGCTCCTGTTCAGTCCGGAGACGCCGGTGGACGAGGTGGCCGCCGCCATCTTGTTCACGTTTTCCGGCAAGCTGGCCGCGGGCGCGTAG